A single region of the Phycisphaerae bacterium genome encodes:
- a CDS encoding beta-N-acetylglucosaminidase domain-containing protein, protein MRRSRLVIRVSLAAAFIFAGRATAGPDIGIQLTGVDFAGGAHERFGADKFGEAQVNYVYAKPTEAHSSMKATFDVVRVPDGPQFLHLKAMDDDGPETCRIEIRLNGRLLLEGKNPFPPDRWQVRRIPVPAGVLRKGANELIVANVEENGAAGMPPWFMVASCGIGGEALVLRRDLVRDFFFTLPKEKRPLPEPLPTGAEPGFKIRGIKGWFWKPEQYLAEIPVLKQYKMNFMMNCYGSMFSKPDKWENNWWEPMPEDRKEAYGRVIRACREAGIQFCFSKHPQLSSSRPIDPTRMEDFEKLWPHFAWAQEAGAEWFNLPLDDVHVMKGVKIDGSEHAQLINRLYGRLLEKDKRARFIFCPTWYWGDGSGGQERTYLEALARDLHPDVYLFWTGDAVVGQITRKAAETYRGFAKHRIILWDNYPVNDGAPTLHLGPVTGREPDLNAVIDGYMSNPLCPQNEANRIPLLTCADYAFNPAAYDPERSIGQAILHLADTAEQQQVLKDLVEAYPGMLVYKQGTGFNPVRHQYTRLASAPHSRFAAQGFIRQVENLSARMKRAFPDRLEDARRTVDADVDWMKRAFAGKYGG, encoded by the coding sequence ATGAGACGCTCAAGGTTGGTGATTCGGGTGTCCCTTGCGGCGGCGTTTATCTTTGCCGGGCGGGCGACAGCTGGTCCGGACATCGGGATTCAGTTGACGGGCGTCGATTTCGCCGGCGGGGCCCACGAGAGGTTCGGGGCGGACAAGTTCGGCGAGGCCCAGGTGAACTACGTTTATGCCAAACCGACGGAGGCCCACTCGTCGATGAAGGCCACTTTCGATGTGGTCCGCGTGCCGGACGGGCCGCAGTTTCTGCACCTGAAGGCGATGGACGACGATGGGCCGGAGACTTGCCGGATCGAGATCCGCCTGAACGGCCGGCTGCTGCTGGAAGGCAAGAATCCGTTTCCGCCCGACAGATGGCAGGTGCGCCGTATCCCCGTGCCGGCCGGCGTACTCCGAAAAGGCGCCAACGAACTGATCGTTGCCAACGTGGAGGAGAACGGCGCGGCGGGCATGCCGCCCTGGTTCATGGTGGCGTCATGCGGCATCGGTGGGGAGGCATTGGTGCTGCGGCGGGACCTGGTCCGGGACTTCTTCTTCACCCTGCCAAAGGAGAAACGCCCGCTGCCCGAGCCGTTGCCGACCGGGGCCGAGCCGGGCTTCAAGATCCGCGGCATCAAGGGTTGGTTCTGGAAGCCGGAGCAGTATCTGGCCGAGATTCCGGTGCTGAAGCAGTACAAGATGAACTTCATGATGAACTGTTACGGCTCGATGTTCAGCAAGCCGGACAAGTGGGAGAACAACTGGTGGGAGCCGATGCCGGAGGACCGGAAGGAGGCCTACGGCAGGGTCATTCGGGCTTGCCGGGAGGCGGGCATCCAGTTCTGCTTCTCGAAGCACCCGCAGCTTTCCTCTTCGCGCCCGATTGACCCGACCAGGATGGAGGATTTCGAGAAGCTCTGGCCGCACTTCGCGTGGGCTCAGGAAGCGGGGGCGGAGTGGTTCAATCTGCCGCTGGATGATGTGCACGTGATGAAGGGCGTGAAGATCGACGGTTCCGAGCACGCCCAGCTGATCAACCGGCTCTATGGGCGGCTGCTGGAGAAGGACAAGCGGGCCCGGTTCATCTTCTGCCCGACCTGGTACTGGGGCGACGGGAGCGGCGGACAGGAGCGAACCTACCTGGAAGCGCTGGCCCGGGATCTGCATCCCGACGTGTACCTGTTCTGGACCGGCGACGCAGTGGTGGGGCAGATCACGCGCAAGGCGGCGGAGACCTACCGGGGATTTGCGAAACACCGGATCATCCTGTGGGACAACTACCCGGTCAACGACGGGGCCCCGACTCTCCACCTTGGCCCAGTCACCGGCCGGGAGCCTGATCTGAACGCGGTCATTGACGGTTACATGAGCAATCCGCTCTGTCCGCAAAACGAAGCCAACCGCATCCCCCTGCTGACCTGCGCCGACTACGCCTTCAATCCGGCGGCCTACGATCCCGAGCGGTCGATCGGGCAAGCCATTCTGCATCTGGCGGACACGGCCGAGCAGCAGCAGGTGCTCAAGGATCTGGTCGAGGCCTATCCCGGGATGCTCGTGTACAAACAAGGAACCGGCTTCAATCCGGTGCGGCATCAGTACACCCGGCTGGCGTCCGCTCCGCATTCGCGGTTCGCGGCCCAGGGCTTCATTCGTCAAGTCGAGAACCTCTCCGCCCGGATGAAGCGGGCTTTTCCCGACCGGCTCGAGGACGCCCGCCGGACAGTGGACGCCGACGTGGACTGGATGAAACGTGCGTTCGCGGGTAAATATGGCGGGTGA